CCGATCCCGCCAAGCTCAAAGCGAAAAACAGGAACGGCAGGAAGAAATAAGCGTTTCGCCCCCTGTACGACGACACAAGACTCCGCAGCCGGAATAACTGCGGAGTCTTGTGTCGTCGTGCCGCCGCCGTGTTATAATTTTTTGTAAAGTCTCGCGCTGTCATTGAATTCCAACGGCGCAGAAGGAGTGACCTGACCATGACGGGAAATTGGAAATCCAGCGCCGACGCGCCGGAGATGGAGGGGCGGCAGAAGACACAAAAAAAGCCCCCACCAACGAAGGTGAGGGCAAAAAGCAAAATATTAGATTTGTGGGTGACTTGATGCGCGTCCCAGTCGTTAGCCGCGAAATGACGGCGTGCTGCGGCCCGGGAATCGGAGCAATGGACGTGACTTCTGAATCTGAAGAGCCTGTCTGGATTTCCCGCAGCGAGCTTCGGGCTTATGACGATCTTCGCCCGCCGTTTGCGATTTATGCAGATGGCGACTGCCTTGCATCCGACGACATAAAATCCGAGGACAAGGTTATTATCAATCCGGCGGAAGAAGCTCAAAACGGTTCCATCGTTTTGGTGCGCAT
This sequence is a window from Pyramidobacter sp. YE332. Protein-coding genes within it:
- a CDS encoding S24 family peptidase, translating into MEIQRRRAGDGGAAEDTKKAPTNEGEGKKQNIRFVGDLMRVPVVSREMTACCGPGIGAMDVTSESEEPVWISRSELRAYDDLRPPFAIYADGDCLASDDIKSEDKVIINPAEEAQNGSIVLVRMYGMLSLKRYYLLPNDTVVLRSDDGEQRLTPKKQEDADFTIIGVMIGFFRGCPGLRSF